One stretch of Dokdonia sp. Hel_I_53 DNA includes these proteins:
- a CDS encoding OmpA family protein, producing MMKNTSLILLLFVVISGYAQENKVERADKKFNQYAFVDARKIYLEVAEKGYESADLFQKIADSYYFNGEYGQAEGWYDKLVNNYPNEIRPEYYFRFAQTLRSLKNYDRADDMMRRFNELSGDDLRATLFEEEPNYLKNIEYIKSNYIIENIRSLNSRYSDFAPTEYEGSLIFASSRDTGGVVKKIHKWNNEPFLDLYETSKKSDSEDYNQPTTFSKNLNTKFHESTTTFTKDGNTVYFTRNNFTKGTYRKSKKGTNKLKIYKSQKVDGKWSVAEEMPFNSDEYSTAHPTLNADDTKLYFASDMEGTVGLSDIWVVAIDSNGDVGEPSNLGRPINTEGRETFPFMSTSGVLYFASDGHPGLGGLDIFATTPRTSNERIEKVDNVGEPINSSYDDFTFVLNDDTRVGYFASNRKEGVGSDDIYRFIKEEDPCVITINGKVIDEDSKEMIPDATVSLINQNGDVIDTAVTTTEGTYVFNNVTCEMTYVVRAGKETYKASEEIIKVADVPGTITTDLEIGLLQKKVEVGDDLSLTLDLNPIYFDFDKAYIRKDAALELEKVISVMKQYPNMIIDARSHTDSRGDDAYNLMLSERRAKSTIEFIISQGIDKSRISGQGYGETNLVNDCANGVPCSEEQHQLNRRSEFIVVKY from the coding sequence ATGATGAAAAATACATCTTTAATTCTATTACTTTTTGTAGTTATTAGTGGCTACGCTCAAGAAAATAAAGTAGAGAGAGCAGATAAAAAATTTAACCAGTATGCCTTTGTAGACGCCCGTAAAATTTATTTGGAGGTAGCAGAAAAAGGATATGAATCTGCAGATTTATTTCAAAAAATAGCAGATAGCTATTATTTTAATGGGGAATACGGTCAGGCAGAAGGATGGTATGATAAGTTGGTTAACAACTACCCTAATGAAATAAGGCCAGAGTATTACTTCCGTTTTGCACAGACCTTAAGATCTCTTAAAAACTATGATCGTGCAGATGATATGATGCGTAGGTTTAATGAGCTCAGTGGAGATGACCTAAGAGCAACGCTTTTTGAAGAAGAGCCTAACTATCTAAAAAATATCGAGTACATAAAAAGTAATTATATAATTGAAAATATACGTAGTCTAAATTCAAGGTATTCTGATTTTGCTCCAACAGAATATGAAGGCAGTCTTATTTTTGCCTCTTCTCGGGATACAGGAGGTGTAGTCAAGAAAATACATAAGTGGAATAATGAGCCTTTTTTAGATTTATACGAAACAAGTAAGAAATCAGATTCTGAAGATTACAATCAACCTACCACATTTAGTAAAAATTTAAATACAAAGTTTCACGAAAGTACTACCACATTTACTAAAGATGGTAATACTGTATACTTCACACGAAATAATTTTACAAAAGGAACGTATCGTAAATCTAAAAAGGGGACCAATAAACTTAAGATCTATAAATCTCAAAAAGTGGATGGTAAATGGTCTGTTGCAGAAGAAATGCCATTTAATAGTGATGAATACTCAACAGCTCACCCTACATTAAATGCAGATGATACAAAATTATACTTTGCTTCAGATATGGAGGGCACCGTAGGACTCTCAGATATATGGGTAGTAGCTATCGATAGTAATGGAGATGTTGGAGAACCTTCTAATCTAGGGAGACCTATTAATACAGAAGGTAGAGAGACTTTTCCATTCATGAGTACTTCAGGTGTTCTCTACTTTGCATCAGATGGACATCCTGGGTTAGGGGGGCTTGATATTTTTGCAACGACTCCACGTACAAGTAACGAAAGGATAGAAAAAGTAGATAATGTAGGTGAACCTATTAACAGCTCGTATGATGATTTTACCTTTGTTCTTAATGATGATACTAGAGTAGGTTATTTTGCTTCTAATAGAAAGGAAGGAGTAGGGAGTGATGATATTTATAGGTTTATAAAAGAAGAAGATCCTTGTGTAATTACCATTAATGGTAAAGTAATCGATGAGGATAGCAAAGAAATGATACCAGATGCAACAGTTTCTCTAATTAACCAAAATGGAGATGTGATAGATACAGCAGTTACAACTACAGAGGGAACCTACGTTTTCAATAATGTAACCTGTGAGATGACTTATGTTGTACGGGCCGGAAAAGAAACATACAAGGCATCTGAAGAGATTATTAAGGTAGCAGATGTACCGGGTACAATAACCACAGATTTAGAAATAGGTTTACTACAGAAAAAAGTTGAAGTAGGTGATGATTTGTCTTTAACATTAGACCTAAACCCTATTTATTTTGATTTTGATAAAGCATATATAAGAAAAGATGCTGCATTGGAGTTAGAGAAAGTGATTTCAGTAATGAAACAGTATCCTAATATGATAATAGATGCACGATCACACACAGATAGCCGTGGTGATGACGCCTATAATCTTATGCTATCAGAGAGACGTGCAAAATCAACAATAGAATTTATTATAAGTCAAGGTATTGATAAGAGCAGAATTTCTGGACAAGGATATGGGGAAACAAATTTAGTAAATGACTGCGCAAACGGAGTGCCCTGCTCTGAGGAACAGCATCAACTCAATCGTAGATCTGAATTTATAGTAGTGAAATATTAA
- a CDS encoding type IX secretion system membrane protein PorP/SprF, whose product MKKLQLILVTILITMVMMDTYAQQDPQYTQYMYNTVVINPAYAGNRGVTSIVGLHRSQWVGLDGAPRTQSFSIHSPVGEKNVGLGLSIVNDALGPAQETYFGVDFSYTINTSDNGRLSFGLKGGGHLLDVDLSKLNIADRSDPRFSQNVDNKFSPVIGAGVYYHGEKFYAGISVPNLVETEHFDRSTNDNSSSSFVEQERLHYYGIIGYAFDLTDQLKFKPSAMVKAVTGAPLQVDATANFLLMEKLHMGIAYRWDAAWSGLVGFQVSDSMLIGLTYDRESTDLGNTVYNDGSFEVFLRFELFNEYDRMLTPRFF is encoded by the coding sequence ATGAAAAAACTACAATTGATTCTAGTGACTATTCTAATCACAATGGTGATGATGGATACGTATGCGCAACAAGACCCTCAGTACACACAATATATGTACAACACGGTGGTGATTAATCCTGCATACGCAGGTAACCGTGGAGTGACAAGTATTGTTGGACTTCATAGAAGCCAGTGGGTGGGGCTTGATGGAGCACCGCGTACGCAAAGCTTTAGTATTCACTCTCCAGTAGGAGAAAAAAATGTTGGATTAGGTTTATCAATTGTAAATGATGCACTGGGTCCTGCACAGGAAACCTATTTTGGCGTAGATTTTAGTTACACAATTAACACCTCAGATAATGGTAGGTTAAGCTTTGGATTAAAAGGTGGAGGACATCTACTAGATGTTGATTTAAGTAAACTTAATATTGCAGACCGATCTGATCCTCGTTTTTCCCAAAATGTAGATAATAAATTTTCACCAGTGATAGGGGCAGGAGTTTACTATCATGGAGAAAAATTTTATGCAGGTATAAGTGTCCCTAACTTAGTAGAGACAGAGCATTTTGACAGAAGTACTAATGATAATAGTTCTTCTAGTTTTGTAGAACAAGAGCGTTTACACTACTATGGAATCATAGGTTACGCATTTGATCTTACAGATCAATTAAAGTTTAAGCCAAGTGCAATGGTTAAAGCAGTGACTGGAGCTCCGTTGCAAGTAGATGCTACAGCAAATTTTCTTTTGATGGAGAAATTGCATATGGGAATTGCATATCGATGGGATGCAGCATGGAGTGGTCTTGTAGGTTTTCAAGTATCAGATAGTATGCTCATAGGTCTTACCTATGATCGTGAGAGTACAGATCTAGGAAACACAGTGTATAACGATGGTAGTTTTGAAGTCTTTTTAAGATTTGAATTATTTAATGAATATGATCGAATGCTTACACCTAGATTTTTCTAA